In a genomic window of Nocardiopsis mwathae:
- a CDS encoding condensation domain-containing protein encodes MLMTKIVEYSPEPGELVEFEVQDTAGTGWSEHPEPPSWIQQHHTRLWLANQAAERPTTPWVCIAFDLPGRLDTDAMAAALETWARRHPTLLTWFAADDSGLKRYAMPPDKLAIRPVSQGVVEEPAAIRAHVRNRLDTSVNPMQWPPFAMTAIVRETTSTIVYAVDHAHCDGVSLMLVFAELRALYEAELEGVDHGLPSVGSYVDYCGVERERLAHIGPETPGVDRWVDFWQGGGDRTVPLDLGTEPGETYPAIFIEEDVFTPVEADVFSQVCKAGGGGFTAGMFAALGICGLELNGTEAYRGLTVMQTRDEARWFGAQGWFVNVVPITFQVAGLKSFTEVIAEAQRAFETARSMIGVPMPRVTELYPELTAQSVPGAAPPMVSYLDIRHAPASADWPGANLHVLAGPGETREVSMWLNRGWDRTFLNTKYPDTEKARKNIPIFLERLRHVFREIAQNGDYPLGERVAAAAAGDPAE; translated from the coding sequence ATGCTGATGACGAAGATCGTCGAGTACAGCCCCGAGCCCGGTGAGCTGGTCGAGTTCGAGGTACAGGACACCGCCGGAACCGGGTGGAGCGAGCACCCCGAACCGCCGTCCTGGATCCAGCAGCACCACACCCGCCTGTGGCTGGCCAACCAGGCCGCGGAGCGCCCGACCACGCCGTGGGTGTGCATCGCCTTCGACCTGCCCGGCCGCCTGGACACCGACGCCATGGCCGCCGCCCTGGAGACGTGGGCGCGCCGCCACCCCACGCTGCTGACCTGGTTCGCCGCGGACGACAGCGGGCTGAAGCGCTACGCCATGCCCCCGGACAAGCTGGCGATCCGCCCGGTGTCCCAGGGCGTGGTCGAGGAGCCCGCCGCGATCCGCGCCCATGTGCGCAACCGCCTGGACACCTCGGTCAACCCGATGCAGTGGCCGCCGTTCGCGATGACCGCGATCGTCCGCGAGACCACCTCCACCATCGTCTACGCGGTCGACCACGCCCACTGCGACGGGGTGTCGCTGATGCTGGTGTTCGCCGAGCTCCGCGCCCTCTATGAGGCCGAACTGGAGGGGGTCGACCACGGGCTGCCCAGCGTCGGCTCGTACGTCGACTACTGCGGGGTGGAACGGGAGCGGCTGGCGCACATCGGGCCGGAGACGCCGGGTGTCGACCGCTGGGTGGACTTCTGGCAGGGCGGGGGCGACCGGACGGTCCCACTGGACCTCGGCACCGAGCCGGGCGAGACCTACCCCGCGATCTTCATCGAGGAGGACGTGTTCACCCCGGTCGAGGCGGACGTGTTCTCCCAGGTGTGCAAGGCGGGCGGGGGCGGGTTCACCGCCGGGATGTTCGCCGCGCTCGGCATCTGCGGGCTCGAACTGAACGGCACCGAGGCCTACCGCGGCCTCACCGTCATGCAGACCCGCGACGAGGCGCGCTGGTTCGGCGCCCAGGGGTGGTTCGTCAACGTCGTACCGATCACCTTCCAGGTCGCCGGGCTCAAGAGCTTCACCGAGGTGATCGCGGAGGCGCAGCGCGCCTTCGAGACGGCCCGCTCCATGATCGGGGTCCCAATGCCCCGCGTCACCGAGCTCTACCCGGAGCTCACCGCCCAGTCCGTCCCCGGAGCGGCCCCGCCGATGGTGTCCTACCTCGACATCCGCCACGCCCCGGCGTCAGCGGACTGGCCGGGCGCCAACCTGCACGTGCTGGCCGGGCCCGGGGAGACCCGGGAGGTGTCCATGTGGCTGAACCGGGGCTGGGACCGCACCTTCCTCAACACCAAGTACCCGGACACCGAGAAGGCCCGCAAGAACATCCCGATCTTCCTGGAGCGCCTGCGCCACGTGTTCCGGGAGATCGCGCAGAACGGCGACTACCCGCTCGGCGAGCGGGTGGCGGCAGCGGCAGCGGGCGACCCGGCGGAGTAG
- a CDS encoding condensation domain-containing protein: MRVTTLDRYDPAPGRVIEFVPSAATLTAADGTPASPVPPSLNQRFHLETERRQHDGPRHWLACAFDFEGDLGSSRAICPEALRQAFVHWVRRHETLRSGFRPAPDGEAIERFVLPAEAFDLEPREVGDYTTTDALRAYVAKRLDEACRALSWPSYLFAVVLRPGSATVFCGFDHCNVDAYSLAIAVRELGACYRAVAAGSEPDLPAVGSYVDFCALEQEVVASPPTRDDPLIRRWADFFAACGGTTPSFPLDLGLAPGERHPQGTDTRRLLDDRAADAFERACRDAGGSLFSGVLATVGEAAHRLGPGDELRLCVPLHTRHEERWTNAIGWFTTVAPLTLDITGGSGPGRPAESEEALESADAPEGEESAESAALSAFTTRLHAARTGFRTALDLARRPVAHVLAALGDEFTRTRDDVFMLSFVDYRRFPGSDDFAPANAHHLSAVTVADDAQFWISRTHEGLFLRSRYPATPAAEATVLSFADALGEAMTTHTRGPYRGTISAS, encoded by the coding sequence GTGCGGGTCACCACGCTGGACCGCTACGACCCGGCGCCCGGCCGGGTCATCGAGTTCGTGCCGTCGGCGGCGACGCTCACCGCCGCCGACGGCACGCCCGCCTCCCCGGTGCCGCCCTCGCTCAACCAGCGGTTCCACCTGGAGACGGAGCGCCGCCAGCACGACGGGCCGCGCCACTGGCTGGCCTGCGCGTTCGACTTCGAGGGCGACCTCGGATCGAGCCGTGCCATCTGCCCGGAAGCCCTGAGGCAGGCCTTCGTCCACTGGGTCCGCCGCCATGAAACCCTGCGCAGCGGCTTCCGCCCGGCGCCGGACGGGGAGGCGATCGAGCGCTTCGTCCTCCCCGCAGAGGCCTTCGACCTGGAACCCCGGGAAGTAGGCGACTACACCACAACGGACGCCCTCCGCGCTTATGTCGCCAAGCGACTCGACGAGGCGTGCCGCGCCCTCTCCTGGCCCTCCTACCTGTTCGCGGTCGTCCTCCGACCCGGCAGCGCCACCGTGTTCTGCGGGTTCGACCACTGCAACGTGGACGCCTACTCCCTGGCCATCGCCGTCCGCGAGCTGGGCGCGTGCTACCGCGCCGTCGCCGCCGGAAGCGAGCCCGACCTGCCCGCGGTCGGCAGCTACGTGGACTTCTGCGCCCTGGAACAGGAGGTCGTGGCGTCCCCACCCACACGCGACGACCCACTCATCCGCCGCTGGGCCGACTTCTTCGCCGCGTGCGGCGGCACCACCCCGTCGTTCCCCCTCGACCTGGGCCTGGCCCCGGGGGAACGCCACCCCCAGGGCACCGACACCCGCCGCCTCCTGGACGACCGGGCCGCCGACGCCTTCGAACGGGCATGCCGGGACGCGGGCGGCAGCCTGTTCTCCGGCGTCCTGGCCACCGTGGGCGAGGCCGCCCACCGCCTCGGCCCAGGCGACGAACTCCGCCTGTGCGTACCCCTGCACACCCGCCACGAGGAGCGGTGGACCAACGCCATCGGCTGGTTCACCACGGTCGCCCCACTCACCCTCGACATCACGGGGGGCAGCGGCCCCGGCCGACCAGCGGAATCGGAGGAAGCGCTGGAATCCGCGGATGCGCCAGAAGGGGAGGAATCGGCCGAGTCGGCGGCCCTCTCCGCGTTCACCACCCGCCTCCACGCCGCCAGAACAGGCTTCCGCACTGCCCTCGACCTGGCCCGCCGCCCGGTCGCCCACGTCCTGGCGGCCCTGGGCGACGAGTTCACCCGCACCCGCGACGACGTCTTCATGCTCTCGTTCGTTGACTACCGCCGCTTCCCGGGCTCCGACGACTTCGCCCCGGCCAACGCCCACCACCTCAGCGCCGTCACCGTCGCCGACGACGCCCAGTTCTGGATCTCCCGCACCCACGAGGGCCTGTTCCTCCGCTCCCGCTACCCGGCCACCCCAGCGGCAGAAGCCACCGTCCTCTCCTTCGCCGACGCCCTGGGAGAAGCGATGACCACCCACACGCGCGGGCCTTACCGCGGCACCATCTCCGCCTCGTAA